The Helicobacter pylori genome includes a window with the following:
- the galU gene encoding UTP--glucose-1-phosphate uridylyltransferase GalU, producing MIKKCLFPAAGYGTRFLPITKTIPKEMLPIVDKPLIQYAVEEAMEAGCEVMAIVTGRNKRSLEDYFDTSYEIEHQIQGTNKENALKSIRNIIEKCCFSYVRQKQMKGLGHAILTGEALIGNEPFAVILADDLCISHDYPSVLKQMISLYQKYQCSIVAIEEVALEEVSRYGVIRGEWLEEGVYEIKDMVEKPSQEDAPSNLAVIGRYILTPDIFEILSETKPGKNNEIQITDALRTQAKRKRIIAYQFKGKRYDCGSVEGYIEASNAYYKKRL from the coding sequence ATGATTAAAAAATGCCTTTTTCCTGCCGCGGGCTACGGCACGCGCTTTTTGCCGATCACTAAAACCATTCCTAAAGAAATGCTGCCCATTGTGGATAAGCCTTTAATCCAATACGCTGTGGAAGAAGCGATGGAAGCGGGCTGTGAAGTGATGGCGATCGTTACGGGTAGGAATAAACGAAGCTTAGAAGATTATTTTGACACGAGCTATGAAATAGAGCATCAAATCCAAGGCACCAACAAAGAAAACGCTCTAAAAAGCATTCGTAACATTATAGAAAAATGCTGTTTTTCCTATGTGCGCCAAAAGCAAATGAAAGGCTTAGGGCATGCGATTTTAACCGGAGAAGCCCTCATAGGCAATGAGCCTTTTGCGGTGATTTTAGCCGATGACTTGTGCATAAGCCATGATTATCCAAGCGTGCTAAAGCAAATGATTTCATTGTATCAAAAATACCAATGCTCCATTGTAGCCATTGAAGAAGTGGCACTAGAAGAAGTTTCAAGATACGGCGTGATTAGGGGCGAATGGTTAGAAGAGGGGGTGTATGAGATTAAAGACATGGTGGAAAAACCAAGCCAAGAAGACGCCCCAAGCAATCTAGCCGTGATAGGGCGCTACATTTTAACCCCGGATATTTTTGAAATTTTAAGCGAGACGAAACCGGGTAAAAACAATGAAATCCAAATCACAGACGCCTTACGCACTCAAGCCAAAAGAAAACGGATCATCGCTTACCAATTCAAAGGCAAACGATACGATTGCGGGAGCGTGGAAGGCTATATTGAAGCGAGTAACGCTTATTATAAAAAACGCTTATAA
- a CDS encoding YggT family protein codes for MIFSTLVNAIAVILSSLITIYMWVVIIYSLISFVQPNPNNPIMQILARLCEPVFYFLRSKFKLVFNGLDFAPLVVVIVLKFLDLTLIQWLFVLAKSF; via the coding sequence ATGATTTTTTCTACCCTTGTTAATGCGATAGCGGTGATTTTAAGCTCGCTCATTACGATTTATATGTGGGTGGTGATCATTTATTCGCTTATCAGCTTCGTGCAGCCTAACCCCAATAACCCCATCATGCAAATCCTCGCTCGCTTGTGTGAGCCGGTGTTTTATTTTTTACGCTCTAAATTCAAGCTTGTGTTTAACGGGTTGGATTTCGCTCCTTTAGTGGTGGTCATTGTTTTGAAATTTTTAGATTTAACCCTCATCCAATGGCTTTTTGTGCTCGCCAAAAGTTTTTAA
- the murA gene encoding UDP-N-acetylglucosamine 1-carboxyvinyltransferase has protein sequence MDFLEIVGQVPLKGGVEISGAKNSALPILAATLLSRQEVKIKSLPQVVDIKAMALLLQNLGAELEWLDPNTLQLSAKSLRHTEATYDLVRKMRASILVLGPLLARFKECLVSLPGGCAIGARPVDLHLKAMQQLGAEIKIEQGYIHAKAPKGLKGNDILFDKISVTGTENALMAASLAKGITRIINAAKEPEIAQLCAFLQSGGVEIEDVGSSELKIRGVENDALNLKDIQIIPDRIEAGTYLCVGAITNSQLKIHRIIPNHLQAITDKLIEIGFPLDIQENSIEIYPAKKRQAFEITTKEYPGFPTDMQAQFMALATQCLGTSVIEETLFENRFMHASELQRLGANISLKTNVATISGSTELTGSDVMATDLRASSALILAALVANGVSRVHRIYHLDRGYERLEDKINALGAKVARLKEK, from the coding sequence TTGGATTTTTTAGAGATTGTAGGACAAGTCCCTTTAAAAGGGGGGGTAGAAATTTCTGGGGCGAAAAACTCCGCGCTCCCCATTTTAGCCGCCACGCTTTTAAGCCGACAAGAAGTCAAAATCAAATCTTTGCCCCAAGTGGTGGATATAAAGGCGATGGCGTTATTGTTGCAAAATTTAGGCGCAGAATTAGAATGGCTTGATCCTAACACGCTCCAACTCAGCGCCAAATCCCTGCGCCACACCGAAGCCACTTACGATTTGGTGCGCAAGATGCGCGCTTCCATTTTGGTTTTAGGCCCACTATTAGCGCGTTTTAAAGAATGTTTGGTGAGTTTGCCCGGTGGGTGCGCTATAGGAGCCAGGCCTGTGGATTTACACTTAAAAGCGATGCAACAATTAGGGGCTGAAATCAAAATTGAGCAAGGCTATATCCATGCAAAAGCCCCTAAAGGCTTGAAAGGGAATGATATTTTATTTGATAAAATCAGCGTTACAGGCACAGAAAACGCCCTCATGGCAGCAAGCTTAGCTAAAGGGATCACGCGCATCATTAACGCTGCTAAAGAGCCAGAAATCGCTCAATTGTGTGCGTTTTTACAGAGTGGAGGGGTAGAAATTGAGGACGTTGGCAGCAGCGAGCTAAAGATTAGGGGGGTAGAAAATGACGCTTTGAATTTAAAAGACATTCAAATCATACCCGATAGGATTGAAGCAGGCACTTATTTATGCGTGGGGGCTATCACTAACAGCCAGCTTAAAATCCATCGTATCATCCCTAACCATCTTCAAGCGATCACCGATAAGCTCATAGAAATTGGTTTTCCGCTAGACATTCAAGAAAATTCTATAGAAATTTATCCGGCCAAAAAACGCCAGGCCTTTGAAATCACCACGAAAGAATACCCGGGCTTTCCCACAGACATGCAAGCACAATTCATGGCATTAGCCACGCAGTGTTTGGGGACGAGCGTGATTGAAGAAACGCTTTTTGAAAACCGCTTCATGCATGCAAGCGAACTGCAACGCTTGGGGGCTAATATCAGCCTAAAAACGAATGTTGCTACCATTAGCGGATCCACAGAACTTACCGGAAGCGATGTGATGGCGACCGATTTAAGGGCTTCTTCGGCTCTCATTTTAGCCGCTTTAGTGGCTAATGGCGTGAGTAGGGTGCATAGGATTTACCACTTGGATAGGGGTTATGAGAGATTAGAGGATAAAATCAACGCCTTAGGGGCAAAAGTTGCGCGCTTAAAAGAAAAATAA
- a CDS encoding ferritin yields the protein MLSKDIIKLLNEQVNKEMNSSNLYMSMSSWCYTHSLDGAGLFLFDHAAEEYEHAKKLIVFLNENNVPVQLTSISTPEHKFESLTQIFQKAYGHEQHISESINNIVDHAIKSKDHATFNFLQWYVAEQHEEEVLFKDILDKIELIGNENYGLYLADQYVKGIAKSRKS from the coding sequence ATGTTATCAAAAGACATCATTAAGTTGCTAAACGAACAAGTGAATAAGGAAATGAACTCTTCCAACTTGTATATGAGCATGAGTTCTTGGTGCTATACCCATAGCTTAGATGGTGCGGGGCTTTTCTTGTTTGACCATGCGGCTGAAGAATACGAGCATGCTAAAAAGCTTATCGTCTTCTTGAATGAAAACAATGTGCCTGTGCAATTGACTAGCATCAGCACCCCTGAGCATAAGTTTGAAAGCTTGACTCAAATTTTCCAAAAAGCCTATGGACATGAGCAACACATCAGCGAGTCTATTAATAATATCGTCGATCATGCCATAAAAAGCAAAGATCATGCGACTTTCAATTTCTTGCAATGGTATGTGGCTGAACAGCATGAAGAAGAAGTGCTTTTCAAGGATATTTTGGATAAAATTGAGTTGATTGGTAATGAAAACTATGGCTTGTATTTGGCTGATCAGTATGTCAAAGGGATCGCTAAAAGCAGGAAATCTTAA
- the serB gene encoding phosphoserine phosphatase SerB — MQKLAVFDFDSTLVNAETIESLARAWGVFDEVKTITLQAMNGETDFHKSLILRVSKLKNMPLKLAKEVCESLPLFEGAFDLISALKEKNYKVVCFSGGFDLATNHYRDLLHLDAAFSNTLIVENNALNGLVTGHMMFSHSKGEMLLALQRLLNISKTCTLVVGDGANDLSMFKHAHIKIAFNAKEVLKQHATHCINEPDLALIKPLI; from the coding sequence GTGCAAAAACTAGCCGTTTTTGATTTTGACTCCACGCTAGTCAATGCTGAGACGATTGAGTCTTTAGCGAGAGCGTGGGGGGTGTTTGATGAAGTGAAAACAATCACTTTGCAAGCCATGAATGGCGAGACAGATTTTCATAAAAGTCTTATTTTAAGGGTGTCTAAACTCAAAAACATGCCCTTAAAACTAGCCAAAGAAGTTTGTGAAAGTCTGCCTTTGTTTGAGGGGGCGTTTGATCTCATTAGTGCCTTAAAAGAGAAAAATTACAAAGTGGTTTGCTTCAGTGGGGGCTTTGATCTAGCGACCAATCATTACAGGGATTTATTGCATTTAGATGCGGCTTTCAGTAACACGCTGATCGTGGAAAATAACGCCTTAAACGGCTTGGTTACCGGGCATATGATGTTTTCACATTCTAAGGGTGAAATGCTCCTCGCCTTACAACGCTTGTTGAATATCAGTAAAACGTGCACTTTAGTCGTGGGCGATGGAGCGAATGACTTGAGCATGTTCAAACATGCCCACATCAAAATCGCTTTCAACGCTAAAGAGGTTTTAAAACAGCACGCCACGCATTGCATCAATGAGCCTGATTTAGCCCTAATCAAGCCTTTGATTTAA
- a CDS encoding uracil-DNA glycosylase family protein, whose amino-acid sequence MERLLGETYTNINLNKPQNKPLNKQVYEGIENCNLCKRHQNSKPVIGLFNPTSKLTFITLTPMLDSQLNFSNNLKAVMLESIIQKVFNYPLKDCSILSLLKCDSNSLNLEEEINACLFHLTWQLDNSASKVIVVFGEILPKRLLNLSKEESFGRIVSLKTKHFLSTHALGDMLKNPTLKKEALAHFKIALQFLNQS is encoded by the coding sequence ATGGAGCGTCTTTTGGGCGAAACTTACACGAATATCAACCTCAATAAGCCCCAAAATAAGCCTCTTAACAAACAAGTTTATGAGGGCATAGAAAATTGCAATCTGTGCAAACGCCATCAAAATTCAAAACCGGTGATAGGGCTTTTTAACCCCACTTCCAAGCTCACTTTCATCACGCTAACCCCCATGCTGGATAGCCAATTGAATTTCTCAAACAATTTAAAAGCGGTCATGTTAGAGAGCATTATCCAAAAAGTTTTTAATTACCCCTTAAAAGATTGCAGTATTTTATCGCTCCTTAAATGCGACTCTAACAGCCTTAATTTAGAAGAAGAAATCAACGCATGCTTATTCCATTTAACCTGGCAATTAGACAACAGCGCTTCAAAAGTCATTGTGGTATTTGGCGAGATTTTGCCCAAACGCCTTTTAAACCTTTCTAAAGAAGAATCCTTTGGGCGCATCGTTTCTTTGAAAACAAAACATTTTTTAAGCACCCATGCTTTAGGGGACATGCTCAAAAACCCCACGCTCAAAAAAGAAGCGTTAGCACATTTTAAGATAGCACTTCAATTTCTTAACCAATCTTAA
- a CDS encoding glycosyltransferase family 10 domain-containing protein encodes MFQPLLDAFIESASIEKITSKSPPLKIAVANWWGDEEIKEFKKSVLYFILSQHYTITLHQNPNEPSDLVFGNPLGSARKILSYQNAKRVFYTGENEVPNFNLFDYAIGFDELDFNDRYLRMPLYYASLHYKAELVNDTTAPYKIKTDNPYALKKPSHCFEENHPNLCALINNESDPLKRGFASFVASNPNAPKRNAFCDALNSIEPVTGGGAVRNTLGYKVENKNEFLSQYKFNLCFENSQGYGYVTEKILDAYFSHTISIYWGSPSVAKDFNPKSFVNVHDFKNFDEAIDYIKYLHTHQNAYLDMLYENPLNTIDGKAVFYQDLSFKKILDFFKTILENDTIYHNNLSTLYRDLNDPLVSIDNLRVNYDNLRVNYDNLRVNYDNLRVNYDNLRVNYEWLFQNASPLLELSQNTSFKIYRKAYQKFLPLLRAIRRWVRK; translated from the coding sequence ATGTTCCAGCCCTTACTAGACGCCTTTATAGAAAGCGCTTCCATTGAAAAAATTACCTCTAAATCTCCCCCCCTAAAAATCGCTGTGGCGAATTGGTGGGGAGATGAAGAAATTAAAGAATTTAAAAAGAGCGTTCTTTATTTTATCCTAAGTCAGCATTACACAATCACCCTCCACCAAAACCCCAACGAACCCTCAGATCTAGTCTTTGGCAATCCTCTTGGATCAGCTAGAAAGATTTTATCTTATCAAAACGCAAAAAGAGTGTTTTACACCGGTGAAAATGAAGTCCCTAACTTCAACCTTTTTGATTACGCCATAGGCTTTGATGAATTGGATTTTAACGATCGTTATTTGAGAATGCCTTTGTATTATGCCAGCTTGCATTATAAAGCCGAGCTTGTTAATGACACCACCGCACCTTATAAGATTAAAACTGACAACCCTTATGCTTTAAAAAAACCCTCCCATTGTTTTGAAGAAAACCACCCCAATTTATGCGCGCTCATCAATAATGAGAGCGATCCTTTGAAAAGAGGGTTTGCGAGTTTTGTCGCAAGCAATCCTAATGCTCCTAAAAGGAACGCTTTCTGTGACGCTTTAAATTCCATAGAGCCAGTTACTGGGGGAGGAGCCGTGAGAAACACTCTAGGCTATAAGGTTGAAAACAAAAACGAATTTTTAAGCCAATACAAATTCAATCTGTGTTTTGAAAACTCACAAGGCTATGGCTATGTTACCGAAAAAATCCTTGACGCGTATTTCAGCCATACTATCTCTATCTATTGGGGGAGTCCCAGCGTGGCGAAAGATTTTAACCCTAAAAGTTTTGTGAATGTCCATGATTTTAAAAACTTTGATGAAGCGATTGACTATATCAAATACTTGCACACGCACCAAAACGCTTATTTAGACATGCTCTATGAAAACCCTTTGAACACTATTGATGGGAAAGCTGTTTTTTACCAAGATTTGAGTTTTAAAAAAATCTTAGATTTTTTTAAAACGATTTTAGAAAACGATACGATTTATCACAATAACCTTTCCACTCTTTATCGTGATTTGAATGATCCACTAGTATCCATTGATAATTTGAGGGTTAATTATGATAATTTGAGGGTTAATTATGATAATTTGAGGGTTAATTATGATAATTTGAGGGTTAATTATGATAATTTGAGGGTTAATTATGAGTGGCTTTTTCAAAACGCTTCACCTTTATTGGAACTATCTCAAAACACCTCTTTTAAAATCTATCGCAAAGCTTATCAAAAATTCTTACCCTTGTTGCGTGCTATAAGGAGATGGGTTAGAAAATAA
- the aspA gene encoding aspartate ammonia-lyase: MRIEHDFIGQMEISDEVYYGIQTLRASENFFITNDKLCSYPVFIKSFAQVKKAAALANAQLGLIDEKLKIAICHACDLLIDGKYHDQFIVDMVQGGAGTSTNMNMNEVIANLALEYMGHKKGEYQFCHPNDHVNRSQSTNDAYPSALKIAIYERLSNLVAPMKALRDAFAQKAKEFSHVIKMGRTQLQDAVPMTLGQEFETYALMVDRDIEQVLDARNWVRELNLGGTAIGTGINSHPDYRSLIEKKIQEVTGRPFVMANNLIEATQSTGAYVQVSGVLKRIAVKLSKVCNDLRLLSSGPRAGLNEINLPKMQPGSSIMPGKVNPVIPEVVNQVCFAVIGNDLSVALAAEGGQLQLNVFEPVIAYKLFHSFVILGRAIETLTTKCVEGITANEKICHDYVFNSIGIVTALNPHIGYEKSAMIAKEALKSDRSIYDIALEKKILTKEQLDDIFKPENMLSPHAFKKHKD; the protein is encoded by the coding sequence ATGCGTATTGAGCATGATTTCATTGGGCAAATGGAAATTAGCGATGAAGTTTATTACGGGATTCAAACTTTAAGAGCGAGTGAAAATTTTTTCATCACCAACGACAAGCTTTGCAGTTATCCTGTTTTTATCAAATCTTTTGCTCAAGTCAAAAAAGCGGCTGCTTTAGCTAACGCGCAATTAGGCTTGATTGATGAAAAGCTTAAAATTGCGATTTGCCATGCGTGCGATTTGCTCATTGACGGCAAATACCATGATCAATTCATTGTGGATATGGTTCAAGGGGGGGCTGGCACAAGCACGAACATGAACATGAATGAAGTGATTGCTAATTTGGCTTTAGAATACATGGGGCATAAAAAGGGCGAGTATCAATTTTGCCACCCAAACGACCATGTCAACCGCTCTCAATCCACTAATGACGCTTATCCTAGCGCGTTAAAAATCGCTATTTATGAGCGCTTGAGCAATTTAGTCGCTCCCATGAAGGCTTTAAGGGACGCTTTCGCTCAAAAAGCTAAGGAATTTTCCCATGTGATTAAAATGGGGCGCACCCAACTTCAAGACGCTGTGCCTATGACTTTAGGTCAAGAGTTTGAAACTTATGCTTTGATGGTTGATAGGGATATTGAGCAGGTTTTAGACGCTAGGAATTGGGTAAGAGAGCTTAATTTAGGCGGCACGGCTATTGGCACAGGGATCAATTCGCACCCGGATTATCGCAGTTTGATTGAAAAGAAAATCCAAGAAGTAACGGGTCGCCCCTTTGTCATGGCTAATAACTTGATAGAAGCCACTCAAAGCACGGGGGCGTATGTGCAAGTGAGTGGGGTGTTAAAGCGTATTGCAGTCAAACTTTCTAAGGTTTGTAACGATCTCAGGTTGCTCAGCTCAGGGCCTAGAGCCGGGCTGAATGAAATCAATTTGCCCAAAATGCAACCAGGTAGCTCTATTATGCCCGGTAAAGTCAATCCGGTGATCCCTGAAGTGGTCAATCAAGTGTGCTTTGCGGTGATCGGGAATGATTTGAGCGTGGCGTTAGCCGCAGAAGGAGGGCAATTGCAACTCAATGTGTTTGAGCCGGTCATCGCTTACAAGCTTTTCCATTCCTTTGTGATTTTAGGGCGCGCGATTGAAACCTTAACGACTAAATGCGTGGAAGGCATCACGGCTAATGAAAAGATTTGCCACGATTATGTCTTTAACAGCATTGGCATTGTTACTGCGCTAAACCCTCATATCGGCTATGAAAAATCCGCTATGATCGCTAAAGAAGCCTTAAAAAGCGATCGCTCTATCTATGACATCGCTTTAGAAAAGAAAATCTTAACTAAAGAGCAACTGGATGATATTTTCAAGCCAGAAAACATGCTAAGCCCTCACGCTTTCAAAAAGCATAAAGACTGA
- a CDS encoding lytic transglycosylase domain-containing protein → MRFFILFFIGMLGVGFSQTEFNLKDLEKKPAGIVRDYYLWRYISDKKTTLENAKKAYELTQNKNNALQKAMQEKGSYNPEKSPDVKLPEDIYCKQIALESMLEGTDTFQASCIAIALKSKIRDFDKIPPQTLKPLQIKIKEAYPVLYEELEILQSKNVSTSLFKANAQVFSTLFNHLSYEKKLQIFEKHIPIKELNRLLDEDYPAFNRLIYQVILDPKLDHFKDALTKTNATHSNVQTFFILGINEILRKKPSKALKYFERSEAVVKDDDFSKDRAIFWQYLVSKKKKTLERLSQSPALNLYSLYASRKLQTTPSYRIISHIQNLSQEDPPFNTYDPFSWQIFKEKTLSLKGEDAFNAMLKSLYYEKSAPELTYLLSQRNKDKIYYYLSPYEGIIEWQNVDEKAMAYAIARQESFLLPAVISRSFALGLMQIMPFNVGPFAKSLGMDNVDLNDMFNPNIALKFGNYYLNHLKKEFNHPLFVAYAYNAGPGFLRRWLESSKRFKEKNHFEPWLSMELMPYSETRMYGFRVMLNYLIYQEIFGNFIPIDGFLEQTLNSKDKP, encoded by the coding sequence ATGCGTTTTTTTATTTTATTTTTTATCGGTATGCTTGGCGTTGGTTTTTCTCAAACCGAGTTCAATTTAAAAGATTTAGAAAAAAAGCCCGCCGGGATCGTTAGGGATTATTATTTATGGCGTTATATTAGCGATAAAAAAACCACTTTAGAAAACGCTAAAAAAGCCTATGAATTGACTCAAAATAAAAACAACGCTCTGCAAAAGGCCATGCAAGAAAAAGGCTCATACAATCCAGAAAAAAGCCCTGATGTTAAATTGCCTGAAGACATTTATTGCAAGCAAATAGCTTTAGAAAGCATGCTAGAAGGAACAGACACTTTCCAAGCAAGCTGTATCGCTATCGCTTTAAAATCAAAAATCAGAGATTTTGATAAAATCCCCCCTCAAACCCTTAAGCCCTTACAAATTAAAATCAAAGAGGCTTACCCCGTTCTTTATGAAGAATTAGAAATTTTGCAAAGTAAGAATGTGAGCACTTCTTTATTTAAGGCTAATGCGCAAGTGTTTAGCACGCTTTTCAATCATTTGAGTTATGAAAAAAAGCTCCAAATTTTTGAAAAACATATCCCTATTAAAGAGTTAAACCGCCTTTTAGATGAAGATTATCCGGCGTTTAACCGCTTAATCTATCAGGTTATTTTAGATCCTAAATTGGATCATTTTAAAGACGCTCTCACTAAAACTAACGCTACCCACAGCAACGTGCAAACCTTTTTTATCCTAGGGATTAACGAAATCTTGCGCAAAAAACCCTCTAAAGCGCTCAAGTATTTTGAACGCTCAGAAGCGGTGGTCAAAGACGATGATTTTTCAAAAGACAGAGCGATCTTTTGGCAGTATCTAGTCTCTAAAAAGAAAAAAACTTTGGAACGCCTTTCACAAAGCCCTGCCTTAAACCTCTATAGTCTTTATGCGAGCCGCAAACTCCAGACCACGCCCAGTTATCGCATCATTTCTCACATCCAGAATTTAAGCCAAGAAGACCCTCCTTTTAACACTTATGACCCTTTTTCGTGGCAAATTTTTAAGGAAAAAACCTTGAGTTTGAAAGGCGAAGATGCGTTTAATGCGATGCTAAAAAGCTTGTATTATGAAAAAAGCGCTCCTGAATTGACCTATCTTTTAAGCCAACGCAATAAAGACAAGATTTATTATTATTTATCCCCTTATGAAGGCATTATTGAATGGCAAAATGTTGATGAAAAGGCTATGGCGTATGCGATCGCTAGGCAAGAAAGTTTCTTGCTCCCGGCAGTCATTTCGCGCTCGTTCGCTCTGGGGCTTATGCAAATCATGCCCTTTAATGTGGGGCCTTTCGCTAAAAGCCTTGGCATGGATAATGTTGATCTAAACGACATGTTTAACCCCAATATCGCTCTTAAATTTGGTAATTATTACTTGAACCATTTGAAAAAAGAATTCAACCACCCCCTTTTTGTCGCCTACGCCTACAACGCTGGGCCTGGGTTTTTAAGGAGGTGGCTAGAAAGCTCCAAACGATTTAAAGAAAAAAATCATTTTGAGCCATGGCTTAGCATGGAGCTTATGCCTTATAGCGAGACTCGCATGTATGGCTTTAGAGTCATGCTCAATTACTTGATTTATCAAGAAATTTTTGGGAATTTCATCCCTATTGATGGATTTTTAGAACAAACTCTTAACTCAAAGGACAAACCATGA
- the mqnE gene encoding aminofutalosine synthase MqnE, producing the protein MDFLEKVLDNQVTESKELVKLYDYDLYTLGEAADRMRQNMHQKIVYFNVNRHLNPSNICADACKFCAFSAHRKNPNPYEMSLEEILEKVKNSYNKGIKEVHIVSAHNPNYSYEWYLKVFETIKQEMPNLHLKAMTAAEVHFLSTKFNKPFESVLEDMLKAGVDSMPGGGAEIFDEEVRRKICKGKVGSSRWLEIHAYWHKLGKMSNATMLFGHIEDKIHRIDHMLRIKKIQSPKNKVENKEGGFNAFIPLLYQKENNYLKVEKSPSAIEILKTIAISRILLNNIPHIKAYWATLGLNLALVAQEFGANDLDGTIEIESIQSAAGAKSRHGLEKEDLVFKIKDAGFVAVERDSLYNFIQKF; encoded by the coding sequence ATGGACTTTTTGGAAAAAGTATTAGACAATCAAGTTACTGAAAGTAAAGAATTAGTGAAGCTTTATGATTATGATTTATACACGCTAGGGGAAGCAGCGGATCGCATGCGCCAAAACATGCACCAAAAAATCGTGTATTTTAATGTCAATAGGCATTTAAACCCTAGCAATATTTGCGCGGACGCTTGCAAATTTTGCGCTTTTTCAGCCCACAGAAAAAACCCTAACCCTTATGAAATGAGCTTAGAAGAAATCCTAGAAAAGGTTAAAAACTCCTACAACAAGGGGATTAAAGAAGTCCATATCGTGAGCGCTCATAACCCTAATTACTCTTATGAGTGGTATTTAAAGGTATTTGAAACCATCAAACAAGAAATGCCTAACTTGCATTTAAAAGCCATGACCGCTGCAGAAGTGCATTTTTTAAGCACTAAATTCAACAAACCTTTTGAAAGCGTGTTAGAAGACATGCTCAAAGCCGGGGTGGATTCCATGCCTGGTGGGGGGGCGGAGATTTTTGATGAAGAAGTTAGGCGTAAAATCTGTAAGGGTAAGGTGGGATCTTCTCGGTGGTTAGAAATCCATGCTTATTGGCACAAGTTAGGCAAAATGAGTAACGCTACCATGCTTTTTGGGCATATTGAAGATAAAATCCATCGCATCGATCACATGCTAAGAATCAAAAAAATCCAAAGCCCTAAAAATAAAGTAGAAAATAAAGAAGGGGGCTTTAACGCTTTTATCCCCTTATTGTATCAAAAAGAAAACAATTATTTGAAAGTGGAAAAATCCCCTAGCGCGATAGAAATCTTAAAAACCATCGCCATATCTCGCATTCTTTTAAACAATATCCCTCACATTAAAGCCTATTGGGCGACTTTGGGCTTGAATTTGGCTTTAGTGGCTCAAGAATTTGGCGCTAACGATTTAGACGGCACGATAGAAATAGAGAGCATTCAAAGCGCGGCCGGTGCGAAGAGCCGGCATGGTTTAGAAAAAGAAGATTTGGTATTTAAAATCAAGGACGCTGGTTTTGTTGCGGTAGAAAGGGATAGTTTGTATAATTTTATACAGAAATTTTAA